Within the Clostridium scatologenes genome, the region GGCCAAAGTTCAAATGGAGCAGCAGGAATAGCAGCATCTCAGCAATTAATTGATGAAAAGGTAGATGCAATAATTACAGGAAGTCTTGGGCCTAATGCTTTTAAAATTATTGAAAAATCAGGAATTAAAGCATATAAATGTGGAAATATTACTATAAAATCTGCTTTAGAGAAATTAAAGAATAATGAGTTAGATGAAATAAATTTTGCAGGTCCAGCACATAATGGAATGGGTCAATAATCCATAGGGGGGAGTAGAATTTGAATATTGCAGTATTAAGTGGAAAAGGAGGAACAGGTAAAACTACAATTTCAACTAATCTTGCATTGATTTTAAAAGCTAATTATATTGATTGTGATGTAGAAGAGCCAAATGGATTTATATTTCTAAAACCTTCAGATATTGTAAGTAAAGAAGTACAAATTGATTACCCTCTTATTGATTATAGCAAATGTATACATTGTGGGGAGTGCTCTAATGCTTGTGAATTTAATGCTTTAGCTAGAGTTAATGAATGTATTATACTTTTTGAAAAATTATGTCACAGCTGTGGAGTTTGTAAAATTGTATGTAAACATGAAGCTATAGAGTATAAAAAGAGAAGTATTGGAATAATTGAAGAAGGAAATTCAGGTAGTATTAAGAGCAAAAGAGGATTGTTGAACGTAGGTGAACCTATGGCAGTTCCAATTATTAAAGAACTTTTAAAGGATTTAAATGAAGGAATTAATATATTCGATTGTTCACCTGGAACCTCTTGTAATGTAGTTAATACAATTCAGAATGTAGATTTAGCTGTACTTGTAACAGAACCTTCAGAATTTGGATTACATGATTTAAAAATGGCAGTAGAACTTATTAGAAAATTTAATATACCTATGGGTATAGTGATAAATAAAAACTCAGGCAGTAAAAATATAATAACTCAGTATTGTGAAAAAGAAAATATTCCTATATTAGGTTATTTACCTTACAGAAGAGATATTGCACAGTGTTATTCAACAGGCAGAATGCTAATAGAAAATGAAGAGTATAGAAGCTTTTTTGAGGATATTGCTAGAAGGATAAAGGAGGCATCAGCATGGAATTAGTAGTATTAAGTGGAAAAGGTGGGACAGGGAAAACTACAGTTGCTGTTGCTTTGTCAGAGCTTGCTAAGGATGTTATAAGAGTGGATTGTGATGTAGATGCTCCTAATTTCTATTTGTTTTATGATGGAGAGGATTTACATCAGGAAGATTTTTTTGGAGATAAAAAGGCTGTAATAGATAAAAATCTTTGTACTCACTGTGCCATATGTGAAAGTTATTGTAAATTTGGTGCTATAAAAAATTTAGAGATAAATGTTTATAAATGTGAAGGCTGTGGAGCTTGCACTATTGTTTGTCCTGAAAAGGCTGTTAAACTATTAGAAGAGAAAAGTGCAGATGTATTTATAACAAAAACGTCAAGAGGAATACTGTCCAGGGCAAAAATGGAAATTGGAAGTGAAGGTTCAGGAAAACTTATTAGCATATTAAGAAAAAATGGTAGAGAATTTAATAAAAAAGAAGACAGTAGCAATTCATTAATAAATAGCTTTAAAGGTATGTTCAATAAGAAATCCAACTTGATTATAACAGATGGTTCTCCTGGTATAGGATGTTCAGTAATTTCATCAATAACAGGTTGTGATTTTGCATTAATAGTTACAGAGCCTACAAAGTCAGGTATGGAGGATTTTATAAGAGTAATGTCTCTTTGTCAACATTTTGAAATTCCTGCATTAGTATGTATCAATAAATATGATATTAATGAAGAAATAGCAAAAGAAATTGAAATTTTTTGTAATGAAAAAGGTTTTAAATTAGTAGGAAAAATACCTTATGATGATATGGTTATGAAATCCATTAATGAACTAAAGCCTATAATTTATTATGAAAATAGTGAGGCAAAAATTGCAATAGAACATATGTGGAATAATATAAAAGCCATTATTTATTAAAAACATAAATGAATTTTAGGAGGAATATAAAATGAAAATAGCAATTGC harbors:
- a CDS encoding NifB/NifX family molybdenum-iron cluster-binding protein — its product is MKIAVSATGKDIECLLDMRFGRCNFFQIHDSENGDFKVVDNNGQSSNGAAGIAASQQLIDEKVDAIITGSLGPNAFKIIEKSGIKAYKCGNITIKSALEKLKNNELDEINFAGPAHNGMGQ
- a CDS encoding P-loop NTPase → MNIAVLSGKGGTGKTTISTNLALILKANYIDCDVEEPNGFIFLKPSDIVSKEVQIDYPLIDYSKCIHCGECSNACEFNALARVNECIILFEKLCHSCGVCKIVCKHEAIEYKKRSIGIIEEGNSGSIKSKRGLLNVGEPMAVPIIKELLKDLNEGINIFDCSPGTSCNVVNTIQNVDLAVLVTEPSEFGLHDLKMAVELIRKFNIPMGIVINKNSGSKNIITQYCEKENIPILGYLPYRRDIAQCYSTGRMLIENEEYRSFFEDIARRIKEASAWN
- a CDS encoding ATP-binding protein; the encoded protein is MELVVLSGKGGTGKTTVAVALSELAKDVIRVDCDVDAPNFYLFYDGEDLHQEDFFGDKKAVIDKNLCTHCAICESYCKFGAIKNLEINVYKCEGCGACTIVCPEKAVKLLEEKSADVFITKTSRGILSRAKMEIGSEGSGKLISILRKNGREFNKKEDSSNSLINSFKGMFNKKSNLIITDGSPGIGCSVISSITGCDFALIVTEPTKSGMEDFIRVMSLCQHFEIPALVCINKYDINEEIAKEIEIFCNEKGFKLVGKIPYDDMVMKSINELKPIIYYENSEAKIAIEHMWNNIKAIIY